In Heliangelus exortis chromosome 3, bHelExo1.hap1, whole genome shotgun sequence, the genomic stretch TGACTTGTCATGTATTACATGCATCAAAATCATTACAATAAGCATACATAGAATAGAAGAGGCAATGTTGTATGAACTAGAATTATATGTATTAGACATAATAGATTATGTCTAATTATGTCTAATATACATATTAGCCAGACTTATATGCATTAGCCTGGGACAGAATTGCATTGATACTGACTAGTTCatgcttaaataaaaatataatgttaCTGTCTTCTCTTTCAGGCCAGGAGCGCTTTGGAAATATGACCAGAGTATATTACAAAGAGGCAGTTGGTGCTTTTGTGGTCTTTGATGTCACAAGAGGCTCCACTTTTGAGGCTGTTTCAAAATGGAAGCATGATTTGGACAGTAAAGTACTACTTCCCAatggcagccccatccctgctgttCTTCTTGCAAACAAGTGTGACCAGAAGAAAGATGGCAACCAGAATCCCTCTCAAATGGACCAGTTTTGCAGAGAAAGTGGCTTTGTTGGGTGGTTTGAAACATCTGCCAAGGTGAGCataaagaagaaacatttttaaactcaAGTACTGGCATAAGAAAGGATTAATATTGCCATGTGGAGAAGAAAATTATCAAGTATAAGAAGTGACAATGAAGTTTCCAGTGTTCAGCAGTGGTTGGAAGTGGTGTGGAGGCTAGCTGACTCCTGAGGAAGACTTGCAGCATACTTGGTTTAGATTAGAACTGCATCTTAAACTCAGAGAACCTTAAAACTAACTGGAAACCTTAATTAGCTGAGTTATCTTGTATGTATCAGGATCAGAGTCATTCTTTGGATGTTAATAGTACTAAATGCTGACCAAACTATCCATAGAATAGAAACAAGCTTTAGGTGCTGGTTTTTAAACTGTAGCTTCTGTCTTCACTGTTGCAGGTAGGATGTGGTAAGATGCTGGAAGTGAACAAGCTGTTGCTTACTTGTTTATTACTGGCTAATCAGGTGATAATGTCACTGAGTTATATTTTTATCAGGCAGTGTCAAGACTGAACTGGAGAAAAACATCATTCTGTATAGTAAGTTAAGCTCAGCTAGATAGCAGCTTTATTCAAACATAACTTTTGAGTAACTTCATATATTCTACGCTTCTAGTTGATGGATTTGGTCAAGGCACAGATAAGCTTGTGGTAGCATAGTTGAAATCAAATGGTTGCTTAAAATTCAATTGAGTTAAAATTAAAGCTTCCTTTAGATGAAAACAGTGTGGCTGACAGGAAAAATACTGATCTGTCTGATAACTCCTTTATATGGTAAACTAAACCTCAATGTCCCTCTTTTGCCTTGGCTTGCCTGTTTCCTTTAACTGCTGCTGATGAACTGGTACTAAAATGTTTAGACAACTCCTTTAAAAGGAAGTCTATTTGAGTAATACAAGATAAAAAGTTACAAGCCTTTCACTGATCACTTTAAAATAGGGAAGAAGGGTATGCAGTTACAGGAATGAGTTAAATTAGCTAATAACTTGTTTGCATTTGAACAAATAATTTCCAAACCCACTAATCTGTTCCTAAAATTCAAATTTTGTCTCCTTATAGTAAAAAAGAATAAGAAGAGTTGGCTTTGGGTTGTCTTTCCTGAAGTTTCACTTGCCTGTAACACTGTATATCAACTTCATCATGAGTCAAAAAGAAATGCAACTAACATTTGAATAAAACTTAGCATGGAAGTGTAGTGACAGCTTTTATTTCAGGTGACATTTAGGACACAACACTAAAGGCTCCTGGTGCAGAGGATAAGCAGACAATACTAGTCCTAGTTCAGTTAcaaactggtttgttttttttaggaCTTTGAAGAGATGTAgttaaaatagctttaaaaaattctggACAGTGTTCTTGTTTCCTAAGCAAAACAAATCAGTTTATGACTTTAGATGTTGTCCACTTAAATATCCTGGTATTCTGCCTCTGCCTTCCAATTGGAACTGATGCTTCAGTCTAGCCATCAGTAATAAAGATCCCACTCCCTATGGAACAGGGAGAATATTAAAGGCAAAAGAACTACAGACTATAAACTTTCACGGAAATATCTTATGGACATCCTTAATGCTAAAATAAAGAATTCCCCTTCCACACTGGAAGTGTAGTAATGATAAGTCAAATGCTCTCATGATCTAACCATCATAAATGAATTTAGATCTACCTTTATGGAGACAGAAGAAAGTACTGGGGTGGtatttcctttcaaaacaaaaaggaacaaTTCCAAACTTGTCAGCTCTGTGGTGAGCAGGTCAAAGCTGTGGCCTGAGGTCCCTTGGCACTGGCCAGTTTGGCCCCTCAGTAAGTGAGATGTCCAGAGATGTATTTCATCAGGGTATCAGGCATGCACACCTTTGAATGAGGGTATGTGAAGGGACATTTTAAAGCATGACAAGCAAATATGGAATGGCTAGAAGAAGCACCCTGATTTAGATGGGCTTTTTAGACTAATAGAAAAATAGACTAATAGAAAAAATCCTACATAAACAAGTGCATCCaaactgcagcagaagcaggaaaaaataccaagcaaccaacaacaacaaaaaaaaccaaaacaaaaaaataaccaaaaagtTGAGTGCTTGTATAAACAGTGTAATTGCTTATCTTTGATGTAGAAAATGCACTTCAGCATCTGAGTCTTCCAAATTGCAGACGCTTTACCCCCCAGCTGCATACTGTACTATAGTTGTAGTACCCTGTTTTTATTATGGATGAATACCTTTGTTTCAAACCCTTCTGGTAACCTTTTTCAAAAAGTAAGTGAGTGAGCAGTAACCTGATGCATCAAAGCTATTTGTGTCATGTTTATGAGACTGTAGAAGAGCTTTTGTATTTAGCCAGCTTCTACTAGGAATGGGAGGTTGTTTCAAAAAAAGACTGACTTCTTTGGTTTCAACATTTTTAGGACAACATCAACATAGATGAAGCTGCTCGATTCTTGGTGGAAAACATCCTTGCCAACTACAGAGCCTTTCCTAATGAAGAGAACGATGTGGGAAAACCAAAACTGGACCTAGACCCATTGAAAGCAGAGAGTAAATCACAGTGCTGCTAATGCTACCAATGTTCAGTAAATGTGATGGGATGAGCAGACTGTTCCTTAAACTGCTGCTATGGTGCTGCGTTGTGACAATCCATATGGGGTACTATCTGGTATTATCTGAATAAGTGATTCTTGTGGGTGTTTACATATTCTTGTTTAACATGAAACTGAGTATCTTATGGCTTATCACTCCACTTGTTTGAGTGGCTGCATCTATGTCTGATTAGTGTCTTCTTACTTGAGAACATAAGGTAGTGTTTACACTCCTAAACAGGAACAAAGACAACATTCAGTGTCTAGCTTGCTTCTAGGACATATGCTACATTCCAAATAGGACTCACTCATCATGGTTTTAGCTAAATAGACACTTTCACCTTTAaagtcagcttttctttttgcaccAGTAATGTCCTCCCCTTTTGCCTACACACTTGTCCCTATTATGGCCTGCCCACCATGAGGATCTGTCTCATTACTAGTTCTGGATCGAGACATCTCAGAAATCTTGAAGGGGCCAATGACAGATGGGCCTGTCTTAGTGTGTTTACTAGGTCTAAATGAAGTAGATGGCTTTTATCACTAAGAACAAGATGGGTAAACACTTGTTCTTAACAGGGGAACTGTATAGTTATAAAGAAACTAGCAAAAATGCATCTCCAGCCATTTAAGGTagaatattttcagctttacaTACGAGACACATTAATGAATGCCATTGTACTGCTGGCACACAGTTATGGTAACCTCACCCCTATGCACAGCCAGAATTAAAACATGCAGTAACTTTTTCATGTGCTAACACTGAAAACTTTACCAAGAGTGCAAAAAGTATCTTTCTGTCTACTGTCCTGTGATGATtaacttccttctttttccttctgtcttgaGATGGTTCTGAATCCCATGAGGGAGGGGAGATGTCTTGAAGCAAATAGTTTAACTGGTTCTTGCTAGCctatcaaaaaaaccccaaaccaacccaagcTCTATCTTTTTCAAATTTAGAACAGTGCTGCACTCTTCTGACTACTCAGAGCTGGTGAACTTGCTTACCTAATTCTGTAACTCTGTATACTGAGATGCTTTTGTGCCCTTGTtataattaatgtatttttggCAGCAAATGAAGATCAAAAGGCTTATAGAGattggaattctgtctctacTTGGCTGAAAGTCTTTGAAGCTTCCCTTCATTTTAAGGTGTTCTTCTGTCCTTGTACCTCATTGCTACTGACTTAAGTCTTGTGTTGTTTGTGTATTTAAACATCAGCATGGAGTATGTGCCAGATTGGATATACTTAAGTCTGTATTAAGATTTCCTAGgctgtctttgttttttttttttaaatctaaagaGTAATGTACTTTTTAAGagacaaataaatatatttgagcATTGTATATATGTTTTTGGTGTATGCTTTTGAGAACACAAGTTCATATCATATGTCCCAccctattaaaaaaatgctttaactgtcatttgaaaacaaattcatCTTCTAGTAGCTGCTATGTTAAAGGCTTACTTGAAATTATCACAGTAAGGCTTGGTATAAACTAAAATTCGGTTGGCTTGGGATCATaacataattaaaatgaaaacattgaGGAAGTCTTCTAAGCCAACATTGTTCTCCACTCAAGATCATACCTTGGTGCTTAGGCTTTCATGTTGTCTGGTTTAAACCTTTCCGAGGGCTACACAGTTTCCATTGTTAAAGTTGTTTCAATGCCTGATTGACCCTTGTGAATTTATCTAGTCTGAACCTTTTTAACTTCAATTTATGTTCAAGGTCTCTCATACTCTTACATGCATCATTGTAAAGAATGTGTCTCTCAGGTTTGTGCAGATTTATTGGACACTGAGGCTTGATTGCTACTTTAAAGTTTTTTCTGAAATCCTATAGTACTTCAGGTGTTTCAGGAAAGTTGCTGGTTTCAAGGAAGGAAGCTACATCCTATCAATGTTCCTTGTCAATTCATTTGAATTGTTAACCTTTCTAACTAACCTGGAATTATCATAATGTTCCTTGTCACTTTTCCAGATTGTGAACTCacttttaataaatatttgcagactGTAAACTCACTTCTAGTAAATTACTCAATCTCCAGTGTACTGCTTTTTTCTAAACTTTAATGATAGCTGCACAAAACCAGTAATTAACCAGTGGAAGGTGTGAATAGCCTACTTATTTGATGATTCTTGACTGGATCAAAACATGAGAAATATTGATGACCAAAGATGTAATTTCATGTTCACTTGGCTTCAGGTGTAAGGTTACTGAGACTATTGAGTATAACATGAAGTTTGTCAGTAGTGGGCAAAAATGGCCAATTCTTGAGTCTTATTTAGAGGATGTACAGGAGGTGGTGTACATTCAAATGTTAGTTCCTTAAGTACCTACTTTAATTGGGAAGCTGCCAGTGGAAGcagagttttttccttttccaaacagctgctgtgcattggttgtgtttttttgtttgggttgtttgttttttttttggcttgggttttttttggttggtttttttggtggtttttttttgggggggggggggggtttgtttgttttttgtctttgttttgttttcagattgaATAGCAGAATGAAAACTAAACTCTGAAGCTTTGGAACATTTACCTGAATGAATCTCATCTGGGTCCGGTCAGTGACAATGTAACCCTGTGCAGCTTAATTTCAAGAATGTCTAAATTTCTGCTTGCAGAGTTGTTAATGTGTTTAAGAATTTTCCTTGTCCTGTATGTAGCTTGTGTTCTTCTAAATCACTACATGAACGTAGAATGGCCATGACTCTCAAACTCAGGAGGAGTATACTGGTTTTGATATGGGTTATCACTAGTTGGAGAGGTTGAGGCAGGGTGAGGTTCAGAAACTACCGtctacaaaaaataaaaaccaaaaggtTTAAAGTGGCTATGCAGATTATATTACAGAGCAGACATATTTCCTAAGCCTAATAGTATAAAATCCTATTTCACTTATACCTGcgtgattattttttttcttctccacctttctgaagaaaaaaaacaaaacaaacttcaaCATTAATAGATGGTTTGTCTGTCTTCATGATATGAACTGCATTTTCACTCCTGTTCCTTGCTATGTAAGGAGCACTACTATGCTAGTGGGGTGGATCAGGAAATCTGATTTAGCTAGAAAGTGAAAACTGTATGAAAAGACTGGTGGTTTAGCCTGAGGAAGTTGAATGGGAGCATCTCCTTGGTAGAGGAGAATGAGACTGTAGGTTGTAGAGAAGTGTTTAGGTACATTAAATTAGTCATGTTAATAAATTAGTCTCTTCTAATTAACTCAGGAACTTTGATTTGGAAAGAAATGTGGAAGCTTAGACAGACCCAGTTTAACTTCAGGCTTATAAGTAAGCAAGAAGTGTCAAACATAATTTTATGTTTAAAGGATATATAAAAAAGTGATGATTGATCTCAATCAG encodes the following:
- the RAB32 gene encoding ras-related protein Rab-32, coding for MAGGEGAGSGVPECREHLFKVLVIGELGVGKTSIIKRYVHQLFSQHYRATIGVDFALKVINWDSKTLVRLQLWDIAGQERFGNMTRVYYKEAVGAFVVFDVTRGSTFEAVSKWKHDLDSKVLLPNGSPIPAVLLANKCDQKKDGNQNPSQMDQFCRESGFVGWFETSAKDNINIDEAARFLVENILANYRAFPNEENDVGKPKLDLDPLKAESKSQCC